The Manihot esculenta cultivar AM560-2 chromosome 11, M.esculenta_v8, whole genome shotgun sequence genome includes a region encoding these proteins:
- the LOC110625693 gene encoding uncharacterized protein LOC110625693, translated as MDMAGPGRTQVNSRWNPTKQQISMLESLYKQGIRIPSAERRYIICGSYYLPRRDLGFYLRYPKVLLPNGFKRRPRSEKIDKARAYAFTDSKQETIDDKFFGNNEETLPLFLLHPTGVLQGRAETLRSLGSMICAAENSIANSASSSSEMTTGVEDVSSDKPFFDIYFFFHETNAK; from the exons ATGGACATGGCTGGTCCTGGTAGAACTCAAGTGAACTCTAGATGGAACCCAACAAAGCAGCAAATAAGCATGCTTGAGAGCTTATACAAGCAAGGAATAAGGATTCCATCAGCTGAGCGCAGATACA TTATTTGCGGATCATACTACCTGCCACGGAGAGATTTAGGGTTTTATCTGCGGTATCCGAAGGTGCTACTCCCTAATGGATTCAAGAGGAGGCCAAGGAGTGAAAAGATTGACAAGGCAAGAGCCTATGCTTTTACTGATTCGAAGCAGGAAACTATCGACGACAAGTTCTTTGGCAACAATGAAGAAACATTGCCTCTCTTTCTTTTGCACCCAACTGGTGTTTTACAAGGAAGAGCTGAGACTCTGCGTTCTCTTGGTTCAATGATTTGTGCTGCTGAAAATTCCATTGCCAATTCTGCTTCGAGCTCCTCTGAGATGACTACTGGCGTTGAAGATGTTTCTAGTGACAAACCCTTCTtcgatatatattttttttttcatgaaacAAACGCTAAGTGA